Proteins encoded together in one Yersinia mollaretii ATCC 43969 window:
- the phoR gene encoding phosphate regulon sensor histidine kinase PhoR — protein MLERLSWKTLALELALFCLPALLLGAFIGYLPWLLLVSVLAALVWNFYNQLKLSHWLWLDRSMTPPAGRWSWEPLFYGLYQMQLRNRRRRRELALLIKRFRSGAESLPDAVVITTIDGNIFWCNGLAQQLLGFRWPEDNGQHILNLLRYPEFSQYLQQQTFSRPLTLQLNNGYYVEFRVMPYSEGQLLMVARDVTQMRQLEGARRNFFANVSHELRTPLTVLQGYLEMMHDQELAGPLRDKALGTMQEQTKRMDGLVKQLLTLSRIEAAPNVDMNERVDIPLMLKVLQHEVQALSNGRHEITFRVNEQLKVFGNEDQLRSAVSNLVYNAVNHTPEGTKIEVCWQQTPQGAQFQVSDNGPGIGPEHVPRLTERFYRVDKARSRQTGGSGLGLAIVKHALSHHDARLEVMSEIGLGTRFIFTLPNRLIVPTVLAENAVKS, from the coding sequence GTGTTAGAACGTTTATCATGGAAAACGCTGGCTTTAGAGCTGGCTCTTTTTTGTTTGCCAGCACTGCTGCTGGGTGCTTTTATCGGGTATCTCCCTTGGTTGTTGCTGGTATCCGTGCTCGCGGCGCTGGTCTGGAACTTCTATAACCAACTCAAATTATCTCACTGGCTGTGGTTAGACCGTAGCATGACCCCTCCTGCGGGGCGTTGGAGCTGGGAGCCGCTGTTTTACGGCTTGTACCAGATGCAACTGAGAAATCGTCGGCGTCGGCGTGAGTTAGCATTACTTATCAAGCGATTCCGTAGCGGGGCCGAGTCACTACCAGACGCAGTGGTTATCACGACCATTGATGGCAATATCTTCTGGTGTAACGGCTTGGCTCAGCAATTGCTCGGGTTCCGTTGGCCGGAGGATAATGGGCAGCATATTCTCAACTTATTGCGCTATCCTGAATTCAGCCAATACCTGCAACAACAAACCTTTTCCCGCCCGCTGACCCTGCAATTGAACAATGGTTATTACGTCGAGTTCCGCGTGATGCCTTATTCTGAGGGGCAATTATTGATGGTCGCCCGTGATGTGACTCAAATGCGTCAGTTGGAAGGGGCGAGACGTAATTTCTTTGCTAACGTCAGCCACGAGCTGCGCACCCCGCTGACGGTGTTGCAGGGCTATCTGGAAATGATGCATGACCAAGAGTTAGCTGGGCCATTACGGGACAAAGCACTAGGGACGATGCAGGAGCAGACCAAGCGCATGGATGGACTGGTTAAACAACTATTGACGCTATCACGTATTGAAGCTGCACCTAATGTGGATATGAATGAGCGGGTGGATATTCCGTTGATGCTCAAGGTATTGCAGCATGAGGTGCAGGCGCTGAGTAATGGTCGCCATGAGATTACTTTCCGGGTGAACGAGCAGTTAAAGGTGTTTGGCAATGAAGACCAACTGCGCAGTGCGGTATCAAATCTGGTCTATAACGCGGTCAATCACACTCCTGAGGGCACTAAAATTGAGGTGTGTTGGCAGCAAACACCGCAAGGCGCGCAATTTCAGGTCAGCGACAATGGGCCGGGGATTGGTCCGGAACATGTGCCACGGCTGACGGAACGTTTCTATCGGGTGGATAAAGCGCGATCACGGCAAACGGGCGGCAGTGGGTTGGGGCTGGCGATTGTGAAACATGCATTGAGCCACCACGACGCGCGTTTAGAGGTGATGAGTGAAATTGGTCTGGGCACGCGATTTATCTTTACCTTGCCGAACCGGTTGATTGTTCCCACAGTTTTAGCCGAGAATGCAGTCAAATCCTAA
- a CDS encoding PstS family phosphate ABC transporter substrate-binding protein has translation MRWGKWALFTAMLGLCYGVFAQQVVLSPMMTQHSSSSVSTAHTLSGNLSSVGSDTLANLISLWADDFNHHYPGVNLQIQAAGSSTAPAALAAGAAQLGPMSRPMKNGEISAFIQRYGYPPLAVPVAVDALVVFVHQDNPLNKLNLSQLDAIFSQNRRCGALRPVQRFGELGLEGDWAARALQRYSRNSASGTYGYFKHRVLCDGDFINNVNELPGSASVVQAVAESLNGIGYASIGFRNSGVKPLALAASGQDFVLPTPENVKDGRYPLSRYLYIYINKAPGQPLEPLTAAFLERVLSPEGQKQAAHDGYLPLPPDVLMRTRKALGFAD, from the coding sequence ATGAGATGGGGAAAATGGGCGCTGTTCACCGCCATGCTAGGGTTGTGCTATGGCGTTTTCGCGCAACAGGTGGTGCTATCTCCAATGATGACGCAGCACTCATCATCGTCAGTTTCTACTGCTCATACCCTGTCAGGCAATCTCTCCAGTGTTGGCTCTGATACCTTAGCCAACTTGATCTCCTTATGGGCTGACGATTTCAATCATCACTATCCCGGCGTTAATTTGCAGATTCAGGCGGCAGGATCTTCAACTGCCCCTGCCGCCTTGGCCGCTGGGGCTGCCCAACTTGGCCCGATGAGTCGGCCAATGAAAAATGGTGAAATTAGCGCATTTATTCAACGTTATGGCTATCCGCCGCTGGCTGTACCTGTGGCCGTCGATGCCTTAGTGGTTTTTGTTCATCAGGACAACCCACTGAATAAACTGAATTTATCTCAGCTTGATGCTATTTTCTCGCAAAATCGCCGCTGTGGGGCGCTCCGCCCAGTTCAGCGCTTTGGTGAATTGGGGCTGGAGGGGGACTGGGCGGCTCGCGCGTTGCAGCGTTACAGCCGAAATTCAGCCTCGGGAACCTATGGCTACTTTAAGCATCGGGTGCTGTGCGATGGCGATTTTATAAATAATGTCAATGAGTTGCCCGGTTCTGCATCTGTGGTGCAAGCCGTAGCAGAGTCATTAAATGGCATTGGCTATGCCAGTATCGGTTTTCGTAACAGTGGTGTTAAACCACTGGCACTGGCGGCCTCTGGGCAGGATTTTGTGCTGCCGACGCCCGAAAATGTTAAAGATGGCCGCTATCCTTTGTCGCGCTATCTCTATATTTACATCAATAAGGCACCGGGCCAGCCGTTGGAGCCCCTCACTGCGGCATTCCTTGAGCGCGTGTTATCACCGGAAGGGCAAAAGCAGGCAGCCCATGACGGCTATTTGCCATTGCCACCTGATGTGCTGATGCGCACCCGAAAAGCTTTGGGTTTTGCTGATTAG
- the brnQ gene encoding branched-chain amino acid transport system II carrier protein: MSHRLSSKDIMALGFMTFALFVGAGNIIFPPMVGLQSGEHVWVAALGFLITAVGLPVITVIALARVGGGIDALSTPIGRSAGLVLATVCYLAVGPLFATPRTATVSFEVGIAPLTGDGPLPLFIYSVVYFALVIGISLYPGRLLDTVGHILAPLKILALAILGIAALLWPAGPLIPATDAYQQVPFSSGFVNGYLTMDTLGALVFGIVIVNAARSRGVVSAKLLTRYTIWAGLIAGIGLTLVYLSLFKLGSSSGSLVPEAQNGAVVLHAYVQHTFGGLGSVFLAALIFIACMVTAVGLTCACAEFFAQYLPLSYRALVFILGIFSMMVSNLGLSHLIQISIPVLTAIYPPCIVLVLMSFTLRWWNHASRIVAPVMLVSLLFGILDAVKASAFAHFLPEWTQHLPLAEQGLAWLSPSLLVFVIVGLYDRVCCRQEVAAKQ; the protein is encoded by the coding sequence ATGAGTCATCGTTTATCGTCTAAAGATATTATGGCATTAGGTTTTATGACCTTTGCCTTATTCGTCGGGGCTGGCAATATCATCTTCCCGCCGATGGTAGGTTTACAATCGGGTGAACATGTTTGGGTGGCGGCGCTGGGCTTCCTGATTACTGCGGTTGGATTGCCGGTCATTACGGTTATCGCGCTGGCACGTGTCGGCGGTGGCATTGATGCTCTGAGCACCCCGATTGGCCGCAGTGCTGGTCTGGTGCTGGCGACCGTTTGCTATCTGGCAGTCGGCCCACTGTTTGCTACCCCACGTACTGCAACTGTTTCCTTCGAAGTGGGTATTGCCCCTTTGACGGGTGATGGTCCATTGCCTCTGTTTATCTATAGCGTGGTTTATTTCGCTCTGGTTATCGGAATTTCGCTATATCCAGGCCGTTTACTGGATACGGTCGGGCATATCCTGGCACCGCTGAAGATTTTGGCGCTGGCGATTCTGGGTATCGCCGCACTGCTTTGGCCAGCAGGCCCATTGATTCCCGCTACGGATGCTTATCAGCAAGTGCCGTTCTCCTCCGGCTTCGTGAATGGTTATCTGACCATGGATACCTTAGGAGCCTTGGTCTTCGGTATTGTTATCGTCAATGCGGCTCGTTCACGTGGCGTGGTTTCCGCCAAGTTGTTGACGCGCTATACCATCTGGGCTGGGTTGATTGCTGGGATCGGTTTGACACTGGTCTATCTGAGCTTGTTTAAGCTGGGTTCCAGCAGTGGTAGTTTGGTGCCAGAGGCACAAAATGGTGCCGTGGTATTACATGCTTACGTGCAGCACACCTTTGGTGGCTTGGGCAGTGTGTTCTTGGCTGCATTGATCTTCATCGCCTGTATGGTGACGGCGGTGGGCCTGACCTGCGCTTGTGCTGAATTCTTTGCCCAATACTTGCCATTATCTTACCGAGCGCTGGTGTTTATCCTCGGTATCTTCTCGATGATGGTCTCGAATCTGGGACTGAGCCATCTGATTCAGATCTCCATTCCGGTACTGACGGCAATTTACCCGCCATGTATCGTGCTAGTGCTGATGAGTTTCACTCTGCGCTGGTGGAATCATGCCTCACGCATTGTGGCTCCAGTGATGTTGGTCAGTTTGTTGTTTGGTATCCTTGATGCCGTGAAAGCCTCCGCTTTTGCACACTTCCTACCCGAATGGACGCAGCATTTGCCGCTGGCAGAGCAAGGTCTGGCGTGGTTATCACCTTCGCTGCTGGTATTCGTCATCGTAGGGTTGTACGATCGCGTCTGTTGTCGTCAGGAAGTTGCTGCCAAGCAATAA
- the proY gene encoding proline-specific permease ProY: MELPVKNKLKRGLTTRHIRFMALGSAIGTGLFYGSADAIRMAGPSVLLAYLIGGVVAFIIMRALGEMSVNNPQASSFSRYAQDYLGPMAGYITGWTYCFEILIVAIADVTAFGIYMGVWFPHVDHWVWVLSVVLIIGAVNMMSVKVFGELEFWFSFFKVATIIIMILAGIGIIVWGIGNGGQATGIHNLWTHGGFFSNGFVGMILSLQLVMFAYGGIEIIGITAGEAENPKKSIPKAINSVPWRILVFYVGTLFVIMSIYPWNQVGTNGSPFVLTFQHMGITVAAGILNFVVITASLSAINSDVFGVGRMLNGMAEQGHAPKAFAAISKRGVPWVTVLVMMGAMLTAVYLNYIMPENVFLVIASLATFATVWVWIMILFSQIGFRRSLSKAQIKALDFPLRGGTFTSVLAIIFLVFIIGLIGWFPTTRISLYVGLVWIALLLVGYYFKVNHQKKQAKQAKLAE; this comes from the coding sequence ATGGAATTACCAGTCAAAAATAAGCTGAAACGCGGCCTAACGACACGCCATATCCGTTTTATGGCATTGGGGTCAGCAATAGGTACAGGCTTATTCTATGGTTCGGCTGATGCAATAAGAATGGCGGGGCCAAGCGTATTATTGGCATACCTGATTGGTGGTGTGGTGGCATTTATCATCATGCGCGCCTTGGGCGAAATGTCAGTGAATAACCCGCAGGCCAGCTCTTTCTCTCGTTATGCACAAGATTACCTTGGGCCAATGGCGGGTTATATCACCGGCTGGACCTACTGCTTTGAGATTCTGATTGTTGCGATTGCGGATGTGACCGCCTTTGGTATCTATATGGGGGTCTGGTTCCCGCATGTCGATCACTGGGTATGGGTGCTGAGTGTTGTTCTGATCATTGGCGCAGTCAATATGATGAGCGTTAAGGTCTTTGGCGAGCTGGAGTTCTGGTTCTCATTCTTCAAAGTTGCCACCATTATCATCATGATTCTGGCCGGTATCGGCATCATCGTTTGGGGGATTGGCAACGGCGGGCAAGCAACCGGGATTCATAATCTATGGACCCATGGCGGCTTCTTTAGTAATGGTTTTGTCGGCATGATTCTATCATTACAGCTGGTGATGTTTGCTTACGGCGGTATTGAGATTATCGGTATTACTGCGGGTGAAGCTGAGAACCCGAAAAAATCCATCCCGAAAGCGATCAACTCCGTTCCATGGCGTATTTTGGTGTTCTACGTCGGTACTCTGTTCGTCATCATGTCTATTTACCCATGGAATCAAGTTGGCACCAACGGTAGTCCGTTTGTACTGACCTTCCAGCATATGGGGATTACAGTTGCGGCCGGCATTCTGAATTTTGTGGTGATCACCGCGTCGTTATCCGCCATTAACAGTGATGTGTTCGGTGTTGGGCGCATGCTGAACGGCATGGCAGAGCAGGGTCATGCACCAAAAGCCTTTGCCGCGATTTCCAAACGCGGTGTGCCGTGGGTCACGGTGTTAGTGATGATGGGCGCTATGCTGACGGCGGTTTACCTAAACTACATCATGCCGGAAAATGTGTTCTTGGTGATCGCCTCACTCGCGACCTTTGCGACCGTTTGGGTGTGGATTATGATCCTGTTCTCTCAGATTGGTTTCCGTCGCTCGCTGAGCAAAGCGCAAATTAAGGCGCTAGACTTCCCTCTGCGTGGTGGCACTTTCACCTCTGTTCTGGCTATCATTTTCTTGGTGTTTATCATTGGTCTGATTGGTTGGTTCCCAACAACCCGAATTTCACTGTATGTGGGTTTAGTGTGGATTGCGTTGCTGTTGGTGGGCTACTACTTCAAGGTCAACCACCAGAAAAAACAAGCGAAACAGGCGAAACTCGCGGAGTAA
- the malZ gene encoding maltodextrin glucosidase, with translation MLSGWHLPVPPFVRQRGDALHMTFWLDGEWLQGDKLPAQVFLRCEPDNEEWLLTMEGEQRDGFWCYRATLPLHEGQPTRRYCFKLLWDDDQLWFGPLGFSIVPPAQLAQFAIDVPDSGPDWVADQVFYQIFPDRFASSQGEHGVQDGCYIHHAAGHPVSRREWQQPLDDVNAASTFYGGDLAGITQKLPYLQQLGVTALYLNPIFTAPSVHKYDTQDYYQVDPYLGGEGAFLQLRAATRDVGMKLVLDGVFNHTGDSHHWFDRHQQGANGACHHPDSPYRGWFNFLPDGRALDWKGNASLPKLNFANDDVVNQIYRGDNSVVRYWLRPPYSIDGWRLDVVHMLGEQGGARGNLRHLAGIYQAAKEENSQAYMLGEHFGDARSWLQAGVEDSAMNYMGFALPVRGFLAGIDVAYHPIKLKAEDCAYWMDEYRAGLSHDHQLRLFNQLDSHDTARFITLLKGDKARMQMALVWLFSWIGVPCLFYGDEIGLDGGNDPFCRKPFPWDETQWDGELLKLCQRMAALRHKSMALRRGGCQVIHADNDSLVFIRSYQRERVMVAIQRNHDMNILLSASPLLNVAEWRCLEGFSKLDVIAAGVNLQLQGESVTLWRSQS, from the coding sequence ATGCTTAGTGGTTGGCATCTACCGGTCCCGCCGTTTGTCCGTCAGCGGGGCGACGCATTGCACATGACATTTTGGTTAGATGGAGAGTGGTTGCAGGGTGATAAGTTGCCCGCGCAGGTTTTCTTGCGCTGCGAACCAGATAATGAGGAGTGGCTGCTCACTATGGAGGGGGAGCAACGTGATGGTTTCTGGTGTTACCGCGCGACCTTGCCACTGCATGAAGGTCAGCCCACACGGCGCTACTGTTTTAAGTTGCTGTGGGATGACGACCAGCTCTGGTTCGGCCCATTAGGGTTTTCAATTGTTCCTCCGGCGCAGTTGGCCCAATTTGCCATTGATGTGCCGGACAGCGGCCCGGATTGGGTTGCTGACCAAGTTTTCTATCAAATATTCCCTGATCGTTTTGCCAGCAGCCAAGGTGAGCATGGTGTGCAGGATGGCTGTTATATCCACCATGCTGCGGGCCATCCGGTCTCCCGCCGTGAGTGGCAGCAGCCGCTGGATGATGTGAATGCCGCCTCGACATTCTATGGCGGCGATCTGGCGGGTATCACGCAAAAACTCCCCTATTTGCAACAGTTGGGTGTGACTGCGCTGTACCTGAATCCCATTTTCACCGCGCCGAGTGTGCATAAATACGATACGCAAGATTATTATCAGGTCGATCCCTATCTCGGTGGTGAGGGCGCTTTTCTGCAACTACGTGCGGCCACCCGTGATGTGGGCATGAAATTGGTGCTCGATGGGGTGTTTAACCACACGGGTGATTCTCATCACTGGTTTGACCGCCATCAGCAAGGCGCGAACGGCGCTTGTCATCATCCAGATTCACCTTATCGTGGCTGGTTTAACTTCCTCCCCGATGGGCGGGCGCTGGACTGGAAAGGCAATGCCAGTTTGCCAAAACTTAACTTCGCGAATGACGACGTGGTGAATCAAATTTATCGCGGTGATAATAGCGTAGTGCGTTATTGGTTACGGCCGCCCTATAGCATTGATGGCTGGCGGTTGGATGTCGTGCACATGCTGGGGGAACAGGGCGGAGCCAGAGGGAATTTGCGGCATCTGGCCGGTATCTATCAGGCGGCGAAAGAGGAGAATTCACAAGCCTATATGCTGGGTGAACACTTTGGTGACGCGCGCAGTTGGTTACAGGCTGGCGTGGAAGATTCAGCGATGAATTACATGGGTTTTGCCCTGCCAGTGCGCGGCTTTTTGGCGGGTATTGATGTGGCTTATCATCCGATAAAACTCAAGGCCGAAGATTGCGCCTATTGGATGGATGAGTATCGTGCGGGGCTGTCGCATGATCATCAGCTTCGCTTATTTAACCAGTTGGACAGCCATGACACGGCGCGCTTTATCACGCTGCTCAAGGGTGATAAAGCCCGTATGCAAATGGCACTGGTGTGGCTGTTTAGCTGGATTGGTGTGCCTTGCCTATTTTATGGTGATGAAATTGGTCTGGACGGCGGCAATGATCCCTTCTGCCGCAAACCCTTTCCGTGGGATGAGACTCAGTGGGATGGCGAGCTACTGAAACTCTGCCAGCGAATGGCGGCTTTACGCCACAAAAGTATGGCACTGCGCCGTGGCGGCTGTCAGGTGATTCATGCTGATAATGATTCTCTGGTATTCATCCGCAGCTACCAACGCGAGCGGGTGATGGTCGCAATACAGCGTAATCACGATATGAATATCTTATTGTCCGCATCACCTTTGCTCAATGTGGCTGAGTGGCGGTGTCTGGAGGGATTTTCCAAACTGGATGTCATTGCGGCTGGGGTTAATCTTCAATTGCAGGGTGAGAGTGTCACACTATGGCGCAGCCAGTCCTAG
- a CDS encoding SDR family oxidoreductase: MSTTKRQALIIGASRGLGLGLVDELSRRGWSVTATTRGAAKDTGAHAAHWLTLDINQPESIKQFLPQVQGQKFDLIFVNAGISGPEHQSALDAKPEEILELFQTNAISPIRIAQHLLAQRNPTHSVLAFMSSQLGSLGHNASGHKPLYSASKAALNMMTRNLVAEVADPTLTVLSIHPGWVKTDMGGDAAPLTVATSVKGVVDQIERASGKGGHGFIDYQGHTLPW; this comes from the coding sequence ATGAGCACGACTAAAAGACAGGCATTGATTATCGGCGCATCTCGGGGCTTGGGGCTGGGGTTGGTTGATGAACTAAGTCGCCGTGGCTGGTCAGTCACGGCGACGACGCGCGGTGCGGCGAAAGATACCGGTGCACATGCGGCTCATTGGTTAACATTAGATATTAATCAGCCAGAAAGCATCAAGCAGTTCCTGCCGCAGGTACAGGGCCAGAAGTTTGACCTGATATTTGTGAATGCGGGTATTTCGGGGCCAGAGCATCAATCAGCGCTGGATGCGAAACCCGAAGAGATCCTTGAACTGTTCCAAACCAATGCGATTTCACCTATCCGCATTGCTCAGCATCTGTTGGCGCAACGCAATCCTACTCACAGTGTGCTGGCCTTTATGTCCTCTCAATTGGGGAGTTTGGGGCACAATGCTTCTGGGCATAAGCCGTTGTATTCCGCCAGTAAAGCTGCGCTGAATATGATGACTCGCAATCTGGTCGCTGAGGTGGCAGACCCGACACTGACCGTGCTATCCATCCATCCGGGCTGGGTAAAAACAGACATGGGCGGAGATGCCGCACCACTGACGGTCGCGACCAGTGTGAAAGGGGTTGTTGACCAAATTGAACGCGCTTCAGGCAAGGGTGGTCACGGTTTTATCGACTATCAGGGGCATACATTGCCGTGGTGA
- the ggt gene encoding gamma-glutamyltransferase: MLLKTWNNPLAILALLVSGTLHAASTPAVEAKNGMVVTSQYLASQVGTDILKMGGNAIDAAVAVGYAQAVVNPCCGNIGGGGFMTIHLADGTDTFINFRETAPAAASADMYLDKEGKVTKDASLYGYLAAGVPGTVLGMDSAQKKYGKLTRQQVMAPAIKLAREGFTLTRADTDILDTTVKRFRQDPESARIFLRKDGEALQPGDRLIQADLADTLTAISEKGPDAFYQGKIPQAVENAAKKGGGILTAADFANYKITETAPITCSYRGYKFVSSPPPSSGGVTLCETLNVLEGYDLKSMGFNSAAYIHTLTEAMRHAYMDRNTFLGDPEFVKNPIDRLLSKSYAADIRKQIVANRATPSVEVQPGMQPHEKPETTHYSIVDHEGNAVSTTYTVNGRFGAVVIAPGTGFFLNDEMDDFTVKVGEQNMYGLVQGATNAIAPGKRPLSSMSPTLVTKDGKTFMVLGSPGGSRIITITLQTALNVIDHGMAPQEAVDAPRIHHQWLPDEVYYEQRGVSADSLNLLKTMGYKMVEQNPWGATELILVGLAGVDGVSPANSGNDSAVSGKVREGYLYGANDVRRPAGAAIGY, encoded by the coding sequence ATGCTTTTGAAAACATGGAATAACCCCTTGGCTATATTGGCTTTACTGGTGAGTGGTACGCTGCATGCAGCTTCAACACCCGCAGTAGAGGCAAAGAATGGCATGGTTGTGACTTCCCAATATCTGGCTTCACAGGTAGGGACCGATATTTTGAAAATGGGGGGAAACGCCATTGATGCTGCTGTCGCCGTGGGATATGCACAAGCGGTGGTGAATCCATGCTGCGGCAATATTGGGGGCGGTGGTTTTATGACCATTCACCTTGCTGATGGAACCGATACATTCATCAATTTCCGTGAAACCGCACCTGCCGCTGCCAGTGCTGATATGTATTTGGATAAAGAGGGTAAAGTGACCAAAGATGCCAGTTTGTATGGCTATCTGGCTGCGGGTGTTCCCGGCACGGTTTTAGGGATGGACAGCGCACAAAAGAAATACGGTAAATTGACCCGCCAGCAAGTCATGGCACCCGCTATCAAGCTGGCCCGCGAAGGCTTTACATTGACCCGCGCCGATACTGATATTCTGGATACCACGGTTAAACGCTTCCGTCAGGACCCTGAATCTGCTCGTATTTTCCTGCGTAAAGATGGCGAAGCCTTGCAACCGGGAGATCGGCTAATTCAAGCTGATTTAGCTGATACATTGACCGCGATCTCTGAGAAGGGGCCGGATGCATTTTATCAGGGCAAAATACCGCAGGCCGTGGAAAACGCAGCGAAAAAAGGCGGCGGCATTCTAACGGCAGCTGATTTCGCCAATTATAAAATCACTGAAACCGCGCCCATTACCTGTAGCTATCGTGGTTATAAATTTGTCTCCTCCCCTCCGCCTAGCTCAGGTGGAGTGACATTATGTGAAACCTTGAATGTGCTTGAAGGCTATGACCTGAAAAGTATGGGCTTTAACTCTGCCGCTTACATTCACACGCTAACTGAAGCGATGCGCCATGCCTATATGGACCGTAATACCTTCCTCGGTGATCCGGAGTTTGTTAAAAACCCGATTGACCGCCTACTGAGTAAAAGTTATGCCGCAGATATTCGCAAGCAGATCGTCGCCAACAGAGCAACGCCATCGGTAGAAGTGCAACCGGGTATGCAGCCACATGAAAAACCGGAAACAACTCACTACTCCATCGTCGATCATGAAGGCAATGCCGTCTCGACCACCTACACAGTGAATGGTCGCTTTGGTGCGGTGGTGATAGCCCCTGGCACGGGTTTCTTCCTCAATGATGAAATGGATGATTTCACTGTCAAAGTCGGTGAGCAAAATATGTATGGATTGGTTCAGGGAGCGACGAATGCTATCGCCCCCGGTAAGCGCCCACTATCGTCCATGAGCCCGACACTAGTGACCAAAGACGGTAAGACATTTATGGTGTTAGGTTCACCGGGCGGTTCACGAATCATCACGATTACTCTACAAACCGCATTGAATGTGATTGATCACGGCATGGCCCCTCAAGAGGCGGTGGATGCCCCGCGTATTCATCACCAATGGTTGCCCGACGAAGTTTATTACGAGCAGCGTGGTGTCTCCGCAGATAGTCTTAACCTGCTGAAAACGATGGGATATAAGATGGTTGAGCAGAATCCGTGGGGCGCGACTGAGCTGATTCTGGTCGGTTTGGCTGGCGTTGACGGTGTCAGCCCGGCCAACTCGGGAAATGACTCTGCCGTCTCAGGCAAAGTGCGCGAAGGTTATCTGTACGGAGCCAATGATGTTCGTCGCCCAGCGGGTGCTGCCATCGGCTACTGA
- a CDS encoding type I toxin-antitoxin system Hok family toxin — protein MKMPKNTLVLCLLIVCITVLALTLITRKSLCELRAKNGNKEVAAILAYESER, from the coding sequence CTGAAGATGCCCAAAAATACGCTTGTTTTATGTCTGTTAATTGTTTGTATAACAGTGCTGGCATTGACATTAATTACACGTAAATCACTGTGTGAGCTACGTGCGAAAAATGGGAACAAGGAGGTTGCGGCCATTTTAGCTTACGAATCTGAACGGTAA
- a CDS encoding peroxiredoxin C: MVLVTRQAPDFTAAAVLGSGEIVENFNLKKHLNGRPAVLFFWPMDFTFVCPSELIAFDHRYEEFQKRGVEVVGVSFDSEFVHNAWRKTPVDNGGIGEVKYPMVADIKREIQKAYGIEHPDAGVALRGSFLIDKNGVVRHQVVNDLPLGRNIDEMLRMVDALQFHEEHGDVCPAQWEKGKAGMGASPDGVAKYLSENASKL; encoded by the coding sequence ATGGTTCTGGTAACTCGTCAAGCCCCTGATTTTACAGCAGCTGCTGTTCTTGGTAGCGGCGAAATCGTTGAAAACTTCAACCTGAAAAAACACCTGAACGGCCGCCCTGCCGTCCTGTTCTTCTGGCCAATGGACTTCACTTTTGTTTGTCCTTCAGAGTTGATCGCTTTCGACCACCGTTACGAAGAATTCCAGAAACGTGGCGTTGAAGTTGTTGGTGTCTCTTTCGACTCCGAGTTTGTTCACAACGCATGGCGTAAAACCCCGGTTGATAACGGCGGTATTGGTGAAGTTAAGTACCCAATGGTTGCTGATATCAAACGTGAAATTCAGAAAGCCTACGGTATTGAGCACCCAGATGCAGGTGTTGCGCTGCGCGGCTCTTTCCTGATCGACAAAAACGGCGTTGTTCGTCACCAAGTGGTTAACGATCTGCCGCTGGGCCGTAACATCGACGAAATGCTGCGTATGGTTGACGCACTGCAATTCCACGAAGAGCACGGTGACGTTTGCCCTGCACAGTGGGAAAAAGGCAAAGCAGGTATGGGCGCATCTCCAGATGGCGTTGCTAAATACCTGTCTGAAAACGCCTCTAAACTGTAA
- a CDS encoding ACP phosphodiesterase → MNFLAHLHLATLADSSLLGNLLADFVRGNPQGEYTPEIVAGIMMHRRVDVMTDTLPLVKEARTYFSADYRRVAPITLDVLWDHFLARNWDKLVPDSTLPDFTQYAQNQILPHLQQTPERFQNLNAYLWPERWLERYAELPFIADVLQGMANRRPKLAALAGSFHDIEQHYQPLEQLFWAFYPTMMLQAKRQQI, encoded by the coding sequence ATGAACTTTCTCGCTCATCTTCACCTCGCCACGCTGGCTGACAGCTCTTTACTCGGTAATCTGCTGGCAGATTTTGTCCGAGGTAATCCGCAGGGTGAGTACACACCTGAAATTGTCGCGGGCATCATGATGCATCGCCGTGTTGATGTGATGACGGATACCTTGCCGTTGGTCAAAGAGGCGCGTACCTATTTCAGTGCCGATTATCGTCGGGTTGCCCCTATTACTCTAGATGTGCTGTGGGACCATTTTCTTGCCCGCAATTGGGATAAACTGGTGCCCGACTCTACGCTGCCCGATTTTACCCAATATGCGCAAAACCAGATTTTGCCGCATTTGCAGCAGACGCCCGAACGTTTTCAGAACCTCAACGCCTATTTGTGGCCCGAGCGTTGGCTGGAGCGCTATGCTGAACTCCCTTTTATCGCTGATGTGTTACAAGGTATGGCTAATCGACGGCCTAAACTGGCCGCGCTTGCTGGTTCTTTTCACGACATAGAACAGCACTATCAGCCGTTAGAACAGCTGTTTTGGGCATTTTATCCCACAATGATGTTGCAGGCGAAACGTCAGCAGATTTAG